Within Rhipicephalus microplus isolate Deutch F79 chromosome 9, USDA_Rmic, whole genome shotgun sequence, the genomic segment TGTAACATTATGGAAAATTTTTTCATTGTGTTTAAGAAGGGTGGTTGTAGTGTTACAATGGTGTCGATTTTGGTAAATTTTTTTAATGATCGcttttgaatttttctttgcTTTAGACCTGCCTCTTTGTCCTTTTGTAGTGGTGACTTTAGCTTCCAGTCATATTGTGTTGTTGTAAATATGCACAATAACTTGAACGATAAATGCAACGAACGGTCCATTGCCAAATCACTCCGCTCAACCCTCAGCACCATCGCGGATATTGTTGCATGGAAATATTTCCCTTCATAACGTGTTCCTCTAGAAACGTTTGCACATATTCAGAGACAACAGCTGTCATTGATAATTTTGAAAGCAAAAGCAGGGTCcctacaacgaaaaaaaaaaatcaactggtGGGTGCCTGCGGTTAAGTAAGCTTCACAGGAACAGACCACGGTGCCATGAAGGCTCACAAGAGGTTCAGGGGGTGTTTTCCTGCTGAAATGAGGTCCGCACTACTTGTTCAGCACAACTCGAAAAGTGATAACTTGTGCCACTTGTTATGGCCGTTTCATTTCAAAAACCCATTGATGCAATCACAAGGTGGGGCCTTAATGAGACAGTATGGCAGTGTCTTTGCTCCTTTTCGAAACACTCCCATGAGTTTTTTGCAATAAACTAATGGCTTGACTTTAATGAAATTCGTCTTTCACTATTTCTTTGTAGTATTTATTACTATACGACAGTTGATCTTTACACTAACGGTACAAAGATATAGGGCAATCTATAAAGGGGTAAATGGAATACTTCAAGAGAGAAATGGCAACTTTTGTAAAACATGCTGTGTCACTGCATGGTTACTAGTACAGTAACATGAGGTTTGCATAGTATGCTTCATTTACAAGGGCAGAAACTATTTGTCATTGCCTGGTGCTGTAATTTATTTTCAGAAAATCTGTTTGACATGGTTTTCATTGCTTGATGTATTTCATGTGGCTCTGCAGGTTCCTTGTCTTCGGCATCCCGTGAGCGGTACCATTCACTCGTGTCCGTCGAAGGCAGACTGCATTCCTGCCGACAGTGCACCTATGTGACCCAGTACAGTGCGAACATGCGAACACACCTTCGCAGACACACCGGTGAGCGGCCCTTCCAGTGCCACTTGTGTCCAGCTGCATTCTTTCAAAAGGGTCATCTCACAGAACATATTCGTacgcacacaggagagcgtccctatTCCTGTGACGTATGCAACACATCATTTTCGCAAAAATCGCACCTCATAACCCACATGCGTACTCACTCAAGAAAGCGTTCATATTCCTGCGACCATTGCAGTGCATCGTTCTCGCAAAAAATTGTCCTCATGAGACACATGCGCAACCACACAGGAGAGCATCGTTTTCCTTGTGACCACTGCAGTGCATCCTTTTCACGAAATCAAAAACTCGCGGTGCATGTGTCTCGTTATCATAAAACCAACAGGCCGTAAATAGTGAGTAATCAACAAGCTTTCTTGGAAGAGAAGGAAGTGTGCAAGGTGGGCGAGAGTTTGTTGACTAGAGGTTACAGTGTAGATTGAGATCTGGAAAGTAACTTAGTTTGGctgaactgggagcgcagagaaaacacaaaggacgaagcgaggaaccacacaacacgagcgctcgtgttgagcgctcgtgttgtgtggttcctcgcttcgtcctttgtgttttctctgcgctcccagttcgctgaacgaagaaaatgaattaccaactggcccacatctTGATCCTTTAGTTTGGCTGCTCTCAAGAAAGAATGTTGTAAATTTGTGAAAAGAAAGGCGAGCCGTAGAAGAGGGTGCAGTGAGAGGCCATCATGAGCTGTGATTATCCACTCCACTCTGAAACAACACTTGCTCCATAAAAAAAATTGCTAATTAGCTAGAGGCACATAGAAATAAAATATTGTGCATTCCCTAGTGGATAAAGAAACTAATTCAGCTTGGTGGGGATCTAAACCATGGTTCTCGACTTAGGTGTTTCATGTTCCATATAAGGTGGTATTGCTTTTATATTCGGCACAGTTTGTTTGCCTTGATGTCATGAGATTGTGTACCTTTAAAAAGGCACATTTGTTGATTTTATTCGTAAGCCCGCTCCGACATTTGTCTAGTGAACTATGCAAATGTCGCTTTGCTTGAATGAACTCAAAGACAacagtatgtgtgtgtgtgtgtgtgtgtgtgtgtgtgtgtgtgtgtgtgtgtgtgtgtgtgtgtgtgtgtgtgtgtgtgtgtgtgtgtgtgtgtgtgtgtgtgtgtgtgtgtgtgtgtgtgtgtgtgtgtgtgtgtgtgtgtgtgtgtgtgtgtgtgtgtgtgtgtgtgtgtgtgtgtgtgtgtgtgtgttgtaggcattcattaagcacatctactatctttacacatattcatcatcatgagtggtcgtcatcttcatctgctgtggggacttggcttgtctgagttctgtgccttgggcctggtcgcttcatcgtgtcttctgggcctaataaaggttgccttcatcGTTACATCACAATTTGTGGAGTGTGCTCTgggatcttccgtcctctcccagcccgatctgcctcctggagctccgctcaggtcgtcatttgtgccaggtgtccggtaacatgcctcaggacgggccaaccggcgcttctgcgtgtACCTCCACGGCCCCCGCTaccgcggcctatccatcgtggattatcaccgtgcaccagcgtgagccgcccgcGTTCGctggacttcgaggtgaagatgtagaggattggttggaccagttcaatcgagcgagttccactaacaactgggatgattctaccaagcttcgccgtgtttctttctatctgacaggtgtaacgaaaacatggtttttcaatcatgaaacgggcattacggactggacacgtttcaagcaacagcttcgccaaattttcggcaccccgggggttcgttcagctctcgcgaagaagacactggatgctcgcaagcaacaatgcggtgagtcctacacatcgtacatagaggatgtgcttgctctctgtcaccgtttcagcatgtccatgtctgaatcagagtgaattcgtcatctattgaaagtgatcggcacggtcgcgttcaatgccttggtcattcaaaacccgactacagtcgctgacgttgttgccacgtgccaacgcctagaggaacttgaatcccatcagttaccgccggacagctctgaaaacaccaccacgactgatgcctcattgcgtgccataaTCCGGGCGATTATACGAGAAAAGCTGctatctttcggcctctcaatgaaaccgagtccacctcccccctccaacactgttttgcgcgacgttatcgAAGAGGAGTTGGCGTCATATGTAGGCCATCTATGTAGACTGGGCCATCatatgtagactctccagtacctcgactccagccgacgtacgcacaagtcctcgctggatcGCCACTTGTCGTACAACCGATGCGcacacactcgacgcctgtcctgctggcttcgttgactccgagtgcgcctagTGTCGAATCCACTACGctcgtcagcaggacgagcgtagTGGATTTGACACCTACGAACGGGATGAttggacaagctggtacgctttctaacgtcgtccttatgatctgccgctacgtcgctcaccgtctccaactgcgacatctgagccaaccagttcttaccgctctactagacgccgctcaccttcacccctccgccgctccacgtctctattgcgacctgtctcgcaattcaccaaccagcgcccggaaaactaacctctgcagcttttggaggaaaagctgcatcgtacgaaaagacagaaattcctccattgcgtccatataatacgatatctgttttaatagaaggtgtgtacgtggatgctttaatagacactggtgcttgtatgtctgtgattgatcgttctttgtgctcacgtctgcgaaaagtcaccaccccttatgatggacctacactgcacgctgctcaaggggacgccattagacctgccgctatgtgcaccgctcgtgttttcatagctggtcttcttcattttgtgcaatttgctgtgctgagttcgtgtgcccaccagcttatattaggctgggattttctgtctacggcgaacgcctccatctgctgtcgagaaaatgttgttcatatgatggaaactgactatgccctgtatgcggatgacaagcccgttttcttgctcgctgctgaagataccgagctaccacctggttaTCAGCcgatagttgccatcacttctgatgtgatcgactctggtgacgtgtttgtccaatcatctgcacgctgtctcgcaagaggtatagcccttgcttcaggtctagcgccgttccacaatggctccggacttctctacgctacaaaccagacttctgagaaaattgtcattcctaaaggcaccacaatggcttgcgtttctgaatctcaacctgtctctgttgtcccccTTATGCCAGCgcgttctgaccttccttctattggacgttcatcaagcgtttctgttcttgctgcgactattagtccagaactgacctcttcacagacagatgagttgcttgccttgctacaaaagcataggagattgtttgatgcccattcctcatctctgggacagacgtccattattaggcatcgtatccagaccgatggcacttccatcgtacgccgtcgaccatatcgtgtctcttcgtccgagcgtgagatcattgaacaaaatgtagccgatatgctgcaacggaacattatacgtccctctgcaagtccttggtcatcccctgttgttttagtaaggaaaaaagatggctccgtgcgattttgcgtggagtacagagcacttaataagattacccacaaggatgtttaccccatgcctcGCATAACCGATGCTTtagattcactgcaaggtgctgagtacttctcaagcctagacctgcgttcaggttactggcaaatacccatgcacgaggatgacaaagaaaagacagcgttttcaacaccagatgggctgtacaaATTCAACGTCATTCCATTcagcctttgcaatgctccagcaacattcgagcggatgatcgacacagttttacaaggcttgaagtggaagatttgcttgtgctatttagacgatatcgttattttctcgtcaaccttccctcagcacttgcaacgactggacgaagttcttacgtgccttgcaaacgcaggccttcagctgaacaccaagaagtgccgttttgcgagcaagacgattaaagtgttaggccacatcgtaagcaaggacggtattcattcatcccgatcctgacaagattttcgctgtccaacacttcccgcgtcctgaaaaagccaaagatttgcgctgttttctcggcctcgcttcttattttcgccaattcattcgagacttcgcctcaatagcttcactaTTGCAGAAGTTGCTCGGATCAAGCGtcacctttgtgtggtctcctgaatgtgaagcggtgtttgcccaactgaagtgtgcactcacatccgaaccagtcctctgccattttgacgaaaccgcgcctacgctcctgcatacagatgctagtggtcgaggcattggtggaattctcctacagcgagacaaatcttcacgtgagaaagtcgtcgcatacgcgagccgtgcactgacccctgccgaaaagaattataccatcaccgaacaggagtgcctagcgatcgtatggtcgatacaaaagtttcgaccttatctccacggccgccactttactgtggttacggaacatcacgccttgtgctggctctcgacaatcaagaacttgtccggctgCCTTGGTCgttggattcttcgcttacaagaatacgacttcacgatcacatacaagtcgggaaacaaggatcaagatgccgatgcactttcgcgatgcccgctctcttcggagccacttaacaaacccgccgctgccgcactcgagaagctttcggtcgtctcttccctacatgttttgtcattagctactgtggacccaactttTCCAAGCGAGTGTgatttgttcttatctcaccaaggTGCTGAGCCTTACTGTCGCCCCATCATGGActgtcttgacgggacttgccggccccctaacgcccgtcttcgctgacagctgacgcaattcaagctcaacaaccacataatgtaccgtcatatctaccaccttgatggtcaacgctgggtgcccgttctacctcgctctcttcgggctcaagtcctatcacgacgacatgtctgctggacacatgggcttccagaaaacgtatgaccgcataagatgtcactattactggccgggcttgtccacctgtgtcgtgaagtacgttgcctcatgcgccctttatAAGCGTCGCAAGCTATCTACATCAagtcgaagtggacaattacaaccgctctcGTGTCCCCTGCAatcattcgaggtagttggcattgacctgtatggtccgcttcctatgactgtcacgggcaatcgatggatagttaaagctgtcgaccacctgacccgctacacggaaacagctcccgtgccttctgcatcagcttcggaagtggccgatttcatccttcgagcaacaatccttcgacacggagctcctcgtgtaatcctgagcgaccgttgaagagtatttctttcagaactcgtcgaagaagtgctcaaggcattcggcactacacacaaaacaagctccagttaccatcctcagacgaacggcctgactgagtgctttcatcgtacactgtcagatatgatagcgatgtatatcgaaccctaccacagaaactgggacaccattttgccatttgtcattttccgtataatacctctgtacagcgcacaactggttactcgccgttctagctcgtccacggtcgcttcccctcttctttcctcaatgtttcgttcttctctgcgcctgtcaaaccatgttcatcttcaagtgaagaatacgtgtctcgtctatttcattgccgccagctggctcgtgtcaacactgaagccaagcagcAGGATCggaagcttgaatatgatgcctctcatcgggctgtgtctttcagccctggcgacgaagtcctccttcttacgcccattcgcactcccggactgtgcgagaagtttcaattacgttttattggcccctacactcgcttggagcaaacgtctcctgtgaattatcgcgtggcacccgttcttcttccgacggactgccgctacagggcagcagaaatagtccacgtatcccgcatgaagcctttcatacggcgttcatcttcgctttaaactgcggccaagaagtgcggtcaggatgaccgctttctccggggggggggggggggggggggagttactgtaggcattcattaagcacatctactatctttacacatattcgtcatcatgagtggtcgtcatcttcatctgctgtggggattgGCTTGTCTGAGCTCTGTgcgtcttctgggcctaataaaggttgccttcaccgttacatcgcagtatacatatatatatatatatatatatatattattcaggAAATAGAATCTCATGTTAGATTTTGCATAATTGATAAACAATAAATATTTTAAtgttaaaataaagaaaagaccTCTCGCCGTATTTAGTACTGACTTCTTGAGTTGTTGTGAAAAAGTAGAAATGTACAGTTGACCACGAAAGTTTACAAACCATGGAAAAGCCTCTTTGCCACACTTACGCTGCATCAGAGGCGGCTGAAGGCAACGCAGTGCCCAAGAAGCATACCTCTCTAAATCTATGACCGTTGTCTTTTCTGACCGGGCTCAAATAATTTTCACTTTTCAAGTTTTAAATCGATGTGCTTTTCTGGCATCTGGGTCTATGTGCTTTTGGCTTTTAAGCAGTCGATGAGTGGAACTGTTATCAAATGCAGTCTTTGTCAGAAAGGGATACCTAGCCAACGGAACGTTTTGGAGGCACACTATGATTGGCCACGAGATGGAATAGCGTCATTGCCTGGCAGCAACTGGCTGAAGCACGCAAGTGTGGATTGCTTTGTACGTGGTCTGCTAGATACATAGTGTTTTTATCTGCGCACAGGTCATGCACATTCTCAAAGGGTGGTTTGTCCGGTCTTGGCAGCGCAAGTGAAACTGCTTGTATGTgtgcctgaaacgacgtacgaacGAATTTCGTCTTGCGCAGCTGCTTATGCATTGTAATGAGATTAGTGAGTGCAACTTCCCAGAACGCTGCTTATTTTCGACATACTCTCTAATCACCAGAacaatttcagagtgggtgccgctttctgctTCAAGCGCATCGTAAAATGCTCTTGGCAGCCTCTGAAACATGAAGACTATGAAATGTGTATGAATACTGCGTTTTAGGGGTTCGGTTGTAAACGAAAACGAGTGTCTACGCCCTGCGCGCTGTTGGTAGATGCACAACTACAACACTGTAGTTTATCTCATTATGCGAGGGGCCTTAGGTGTGTTTATCTGGCCATTGTATGACTGTATAGAAATATTAATATCGCATAAACTGTGACACTTCCATACTTAAACTGTACTTGAAACGAAGTTGCCGTGCGCAATGGTGTGCTTAAGATTTAGGAAAGCTTTAAGAGTCGAGACGTTCAAAATAATTCACACGGCATGCCTTACATTTAATGCGGTATAGTTTCGCTGAAAATCTCATCTTTTTTAGATTGTCTTGAGCGGTTCTGTGGCATTGTTATTGACTGATAGAAAGCAGCGTTCATGTTTCGTTCGAAACGAAGAAAACATGCTTGCTCCGTACAAACATACACATACAAACGTCACAGTAAAAGCATTATTTAGTTCAAAAGAGCGCCGACAGTCACTCTGGTCAAGTCCCCTTTGAAAGGTAAAGTGCGCTTTACTCCCTGGTAATAGTAACATTGCATAGGCTTCGTGCATCGATTCATTGGAGAGGAGCGTAGATATACCAGTAAACTGTGGTCAACGCATTTTACTCGCCGGCAGTTGACTCAAACCGCATGCAACGAGGCAttgctgcgtgtatttgtatacgcgctgCTGACCGCCTATCCACATTTCTACGGAGACGGTGCAGCCACCTATAGCACTATCTCGCCACAAACAGCTTTGATCAAGCTGTAAAATAGAAATTCTAGAGTCATGTGGCAGATGAACTCTTTGCGTGAAAATTGTGAACTAACAATGCGCTATGTGGCTAAGGAAAATTGAAACACCACTGGATAATAACAACACCAGTTTCTGTCCTAGTCATGCAGTCGACAATAGGTGGCGCACCACTAGGTGGTGCAGACAAGCAGTTTGGCACGTGCTCGCGTGGTc encodes:
- the LOC142771777 gene encoding uncharacterized protein LOC142771777 isoform X2, with amino-acid sequence MRCVHSLYEKVKMLNALDFSRNAFNQPLFTNRTAFYANVAGSLSSASRERYHSLVSVEGRLHSCRQCTYVTQYSANMRTHLRRHTVFVRKGYLANGTFWRHTMIGHEME